The following coding sequences are from one Salvia hispanica cultivar TCC Black 2014 chromosome 3, UniMelb_Shisp_WGS_1.0, whole genome shotgun sequence window:
- the LOC125209242 gene encoding putative proline-rich receptor-like protein kinase PERK6 yields the protein MRILQDTAPEEASSPPPPHPSPPPPLRRSPPPKPRAPPPPQMLTPGELDEGWSGALADAFTWPPPSKKHREDVIIGSTVGVGLAILLVLIFCLCCCRKKKRKDYDDRESYYDREKPRRDSGGHYYNSTHGNRQNKGSYTSKHSSEQWVPAPPPPPPNLNSGIFSRGSTMPPPHPSTVWSSVPNKSTFSYNDLAAATDGFAEANLLGQGGFGYVHKGVLPNGKEVAVKSLKSNSGQGEREFQAEVEIISRVHHRHLVSLVGYCISGSQRMLVYEFVANSTLEDHLHEPDRPTMEFSTRLKIALGSAKGFSYLHEDCHPRIIHRDIKAANILLDDNFEAKVADFGLAKLSSDNNTHVSTRIMGTCGYLAPEYASTGKLTEKSDVYSFGIVLLELITGRRPINDTKDDEEDDHIVDWARPILMNVVGEGASYEELVDPKLENDYEHGAMLRMVTAAAACVRQSARKRPKMSQVVRALEGDVSLDDLHEVILKGSLSASSSDYDLQRHLRPGHGVSNQSFTSDVSDHAQSSSNEERRPSPMFRYGS from the exons ATGCGTATACTGCAAGACACGGCGCCCGAGGAGGCGTCATCGCCTCCTCCACCGCATCCCTCCCCGCCCCCGCCGTTGAGAAGAAGCCCCCCGCCTAAGCCTAgagcgccgccgccgccgcagaTGCTGACGCCTGGCGAGTTAGACGAGGGGTGGAGCGGGGCGCTCGCGGATGCGTTTACGTGGCCGCCGCCGAGTAAAAAGCATCGAGAGGACGTCATTATAGGGTCGACGGTAGGGGTAGGTTTGGCAATTCTCCTCGTCTTGATCTTCTGCTTATGTTGCTGTCGAAAGAAGAAACGCAAGGATTACGATGATCGTGAAAGTTATTATGATCGAGAAAAGCCTCGTCGCGATTCAG GTGGACACTACTACAACAGCACACATGGGAACAGGCAGAACAAAGGCAGCTACACCTCCAAGCACAGCTCAGAGCAGTGGGTCCCGGCTCCGCCCCCGCCTCCGCCCAATTTGAACTCGGGCATATTCTCAAGGGGGTCGACGATGCCCCCTCCGCACCCATCAACGGTGTGGAGCAGCGTGCCCAACAAGAGCACGTTCTCGTACAACGACCTGGCGGCCGCAACGGACGGGTTCGCGGAGGCAAACCTCCTTGGGCAGGGGGGGTTCGGGTACGTGCACAAGGGGGTCCTCCCGAATGGGAAGGAAGTGGCGGTGAAGAGCCTGAAGTCGAACAGCGGGCAGGGGGAGCGCGAGTTCCAAGCGGAGGTCGAGATCATCAGCCGCGTCCATCACCGCCATCTTGTCTCGTTGGTTGGCTACTGCATCTCCGGATCGCAGCGGATGTTGGTTTATGAGTTCGTTGCTAACTCCACTCTCGAGGATCACCTTCATG AACCTGACCGACCGACTATGGAATTCTCAACCAGGCTCAAAATTGCTTTGGGCTCTGCCAAAGGCTTTTCTTATCTTCACGAAGATT GTCATCCTCGTATTATCCATAGAGATATTAAAGCTGCAAATATTTTGCTTGATGACAATTTTGAAGCCAAG GTAGCTGATTTTGGATTAGCTAAGCTTTCATCCGACAACAATACTCATGTTTCAACTCGTATAATGGGAACTTGTGG ATATTTGGCGCCCGAGTATGCTTCAACCGGGAAGCTAACTGAGAAATCCGACGTGTACTCATTCGGGATCGTGCTTCTAGAACTCATAACTGGCCGTCGCCCGATCAATGACACTAaggatgatgaagaagatgatcaCATAGTTGATTGG GCTAGGCCAATTTTGATGAATGTGGTGGGAGAAGGAGCAAGCTACGAAGAGTTGGTGGATCCAAAGCTAGAAAACGACTATGAGCATGGTGCGATGCTTCGTATGGTAACTGCCGCTGCCGCCTGCGTCCGACAATCTGCAAGAAAACGTCCTAAAATGAGCCAG GTTGTTCGGGCTCTGGAAGGCGACGTGTCGTTGGACGATTTGCATGAAGTGATATTGAAGGGTTCATTGTCGGCTAGCAGCTCCGACTATGACTTGCAAAGACATCTAAGGCCCGGCCACGGGGTTTCTAACCAAAGCTTCACTAGCGACGTAAGTGACCACGCCCAGTCTAGTTCCAACGAAGAGAGACGACCCAGCCCGATGTTCCGCTACGGCTCGTGA